The Humulus lupulus chromosome 4, drHumLupu1.1, whole genome shotgun sequence genome has a window encoding:
- the LOC133832686 gene encoding uncharacterized protein LOC133832686, producing MEPLYERFQKQHPPVFEGSIDPLDAQDWKSSLEYIFEFMHLSDREKVSCAAHTLKNDAKIWWEVVKKTREVNQMNWIEFELVFNEKFYNEAVLTAKVTEFSRLQQGNLSVAEYARTFNRLANFAPYMVNTETSKVNRFLEVLQQELARDVDMGRTGPLSYVQVVEKALRAEHRE from the coding sequence ATGGAACCACTATATGAACGTTTCCaaaaacaacaccctccagtatTTGAAGGTAGCATTGACCCACTTGACGCACAAGACTGGAAGAGTTCTTTAGAATACATCTTTGAGTTTATGCACCTAAGTGACAGGGAAAAGGTTTCTTGTGCTGCACATACACTGAAAAATGATGCtaagatttggtgggaagtggttaagAAGACTAGAGAAGTGAATCAGATGAATTGGATAGAATTTGAACTGGTCTTCAATGAAAAGTTTTATAATGAAGCTGTGTTGACTGCTAAAGTAACTGAGTTCTCTAGATTACAACAAGGGAATCTTTCAGTGGCTGAATACGCTAGGACATTTAACCGATTAGCCAACTTTGCACCATACATGGTTAACACTGAAACTAGTAAAGTGAATCGCTTCCTGGAGGTTCTGCAACAAGAATTGGCTAGAGATGTGGATATGGGACGTACAGGGCCTCTTTCTTATGTTCAGGTTGTGGAGAAAGCTTTAAGAGCTGAACACAGAGAATAA